In Geotalea uraniireducens, one genomic interval encodes:
- a CDS encoding glycosyltransferase family 39 protein yields MTPLLQFFTAREGSARRDLFTLTALFGFALFFRLGALPLIDPDEGRYAEIPREMLERGDFITPHLNYVKYFEKPPLHYWLDALSFKLFGLNEFAARLPGALMALVGILFTYHLGRRCFGRKSGLYGALVLGSSLGWLVIGRYNVIDMTLSVCMTLALGCFLLASRPEERHPGRYYYLFYLFAALTVLAKGLIGLVLPGGIILFQLLLTGRWRLLKEMRLPTGIALFLLVGAPWFVAVSLRNPEFARFFFIHEHFERFLTKVHGRYEPPWFFIPVLVGFMLPWSLFIPATVRGIWRERQTAAGEARLYLLLWSAIIFVFFSLSDSKLVPYILPIFPAVALLIGDLFDRCVERPAGLRLPAWLAAGLLTIGGIGVALYPFLAQRPRFSVTDMAIIGGILLVEGVAALLLLSRRALPATLVAFCLMSYLLAVAGAPRVLARTAERKSSKELGLLARAKAGPETVLATFGMYRQGLSYYAERRVVLVNNRNELDFGSKIGDQSAWFIKTPAFIALWNSPTQVIAMIGKDDLAKLAPQLTKPPQLLGSQQDVLLVANY; encoded by the coding sequence ATGACCCCTCTGTTGCAGTTTTTCACCGCTCGCGAAGGGAGCGCCCGGCGCGACCTGTTCACCCTGACCGCCCTCTTCGGCTTTGCCCTCTTTTTCCGACTGGGGGCGCTCCCCCTTATCGACCCCGACGAAGGACGCTACGCGGAGATCCCCCGGGAGATGCTCGAACGGGGCGACTTCATCACTCCCCACCTGAACTACGTCAAATACTTCGAAAAGCCGCCGCTCCACTACTGGCTCGACGCGCTCTCCTTCAAGCTGTTCGGGCTGAACGAATTCGCCGCCCGCCTCCCCGGAGCGCTAATGGCACTGGTCGGCATCCTCTTTACCTACCACCTGGGACGGCGCTGCTTCGGCCGGAAGAGCGGCCTGTACGGGGCGCTGGTCCTCGGCAGTTCCCTCGGCTGGCTGGTGATCGGCCGCTACAACGTCATCGACATGACCCTCAGCGTCTGCATGACCCTGGCCCTCGGCTGCTTCCTGCTCGCCAGCCGGCCGGAAGAGCGGCACCCGGGGCGTTACTATTATCTCTTCTACCTGTTCGCCGCCCTGACCGTCCTTGCCAAGGGGCTGATCGGCCTGGTGCTCCCCGGCGGCATCATCCTCTTCCAGTTGCTACTGACCGGCCGCTGGCGGCTCTTAAAGGAGATGCGCCTCCCGACCGGCATCGCCCTGTTCCTGCTGGTCGGTGCCCCCTGGTTCGTCGCCGTGTCGCTGCGCAATCCCGAATTCGCCCGTTTCTTCTTCATCCACGAGCATTTCGAGCGCTTCCTCACCAAAGTGCACGGCCGCTACGAGCCCCCCTGGTTCTTTATCCCGGTCCTAGTCGGCTTCATGCTCCCCTGGTCGCTGTTCATCCCCGCCACCGTCAGGGGAATCTGGCGGGAGCGCCAGACGGCGGCAGGCGAGGCCCGGCTCTACCTCCTGCTCTGGAGCGCAATCATCTTCGTCTTTTTCTCCCTCTCCGACTCCAAGCTGGTCCCGTACATCCTGCCAATCTTCCCGGCAGTGGCACTGTTGATCGGCGACCTGTTCGACCGGTGCGTCGAGCGGCCGGCGGGCCTCCGGCTCCCGGCCTGGCTGGCGGCGGGACTCCTGACGATCGGCGGAATCGGCGTCGCCCTCTACCCGTTTCTCGCCCAGCGGCCCCGCTTTTCGGTGACGGACATGGCGATCATCGGCGGCATCCTGCTCGTCGAGGGGGTGGCGGCGCTTTTGTTACTGAGCAGGCGGGCGCTTCCGGCCACCCTGGTCGCCTTCTGCCTGATGTCCTACCTGCTGGCCGTCGCCGGCGCACCGCGGGTGCTGGCCCGCACCGCCGAGCGAAAATCGTCCAAGGAACTCGGCCTGCTGGCCCGCGCCAAGGCCGGCCCCGAAACGGTGCTGGCGACCTTCGGCATGTACCGCCAGGGACTGAGCTACTATGCCGAACGGCGGGTAGTACTGGTCAACAACCGCAACGAGCTCGATTTCGGCAGCAAGATCGGCGACCAGAGCGCCTGGTTCATCAAAACGCCGGCCTTCATCGCCTTGTGGAACTCGCCGACCCAGGTGATCGCCATGATCGGCAAAGACGACCTGGCCAAGCTCGCCCCGCAGCTGACGAAGCCGCCGCAGCTGCTCGGCAGCCAACAGGATGTGCTGCTGGTCGCCAACTATTAA
- the ybgF gene encoding tol-pal system protein YbgF — translation MQRQTEMGARLDQLQQSSSSSGEKLAALGTEIAGLRGQLQTQAVEIEQLKTAQRELQDNVSERFAQLAPPAGKIEVINRDLSAREKDAGPPVAYLNAFGLYSANKYPAAIQAFESFLAANPASDYAGNALYWIGECYYSQSNLAKALASFKMVVDKYPRGNKVPDALLKTGFTLYAMKENDRAKSTLETLIGQYPNSPAAAKARERLAGAGK, via the coding sequence GTGCAGCGTCAGACGGAGATGGGGGCGCGGCTTGACCAGCTCCAGCAGTCCTCTTCCTCGTCCGGGGAAAAACTCGCCGCTCTCGGCACCGAGATCGCGGGGCTCCGGGGGCAGCTGCAGACCCAGGCGGTCGAAATCGAGCAGCTCAAGACCGCCCAGCGGGAGCTGCAGGACAATGTCTCCGAGCGGTTTGCCCAACTGGCGCCGCCGGCCGGCAAGATCGAAGTGATCAATCGCGACCTGTCGGCCCGGGAAAAGGATGCCGGCCCGCCCGTCGCGTACCTGAACGCCTTCGGCCTTTACAGTGCCAACAAGTACCCCGCCGCCATCCAGGCCTTCGAATCGTTCCTGGCGGCGAACCCCGCCAGCGACTATGCCGGCAACGCCCTCTACTGGATCGGTGAGTGCTACTACTCCCAGTCCAACCTTGCCAAAGCCCTGGCTTCCTTCAAGATGGTGGTCGACAAGTATCCCCGGGGGAACAAGGTCCCCGATGCCCTGCTGAAAACCGGCTTCACTCTCTATGCCATGAAAGAGAACGACCGGGCGAAGTCGACCCTGGAGACGCTGATCGGCCAGTACCCGAACAGCCCGGCCGCGGCCAAGGCCCGGGAGCGGCTGGCCGGTGCCGGGAAGTAA
- a CDS encoding LysM peptidoglycan-binding domain-containing protein, with amino-acid sequence MKKLLSAILCLMTLSFLPLPAALAAADEPTVYVIQKGDTLWGLSERFLNDPYYWPNLWARNPTIGNPHFIFPGDRLKVYPDRLEIEPRQPRTAGVAPVAALSEEPVAERTFQVTGSEGFLREDGFKPAGTIISTAQNRQLLGTDDIAYTDIGRLHGAQVGDRFSIYKEMEQVSHPVTNVILGERVVPLGTLQLTEVDDKNSKAIITRAYQEVGPGSFLLPYREKRHQVALRAADKDLSGYIVASGTGNNLIGEGDLVFLDLGKRQGMLPGYFFYVLREVTPDPRYADISVGKLPPEVIGAVVVVTTGENTSTALVVKSIDTIYRGDRVEMKKSR; translated from the coding sequence ATGAAAAAGTTGCTGTCCGCCATCCTCTGCCTGATGACTCTTTCCTTCCTTCCCCTGCCGGCGGCGCTGGCCGCGGCGGATGAGCCGACGGTCTACGTCATTCAGAAGGGCGATACCCTCTGGGGGCTTTCGGAGCGGTTTTTGAACGATCCGTACTACTGGCCCAACCTCTGGGCGAGAAATCCGACCATCGGCAACCCCCATTTCATCTTCCCCGGCGACCGGTTGAAGGTTTATCCCGACCGGCTCGAAATCGAGCCGCGGCAGCCACGGACCGCCGGCGTCGCCCCGGTCGCCGCGCTCTCCGAGGAACCGGTGGCGGAGCGGACCTTCCAGGTCACCGGCAGCGAAGGCTTCCTGCGGGAAGACGGCTTCAAGCCGGCCGGAACGATCATCAGCACCGCCCAGAACCGCCAGCTGCTCGGTACGGACGACATTGCCTACACGGACATCGGTCGGCTCCATGGCGCCCAGGTCGGCGACCGCTTCTCCATTTACAAGGAGATGGAGCAGGTCAGCCATCCGGTCACTAACGTGATCCTCGGCGAGCGGGTCGTCCCCCTCGGTACCCTGCAGCTGACCGAGGTCGATGACAAGAATTCCAAGGCGATCATCACCCGGGCGTACCAGGAGGTCGGCCCCGGCTCCTTCCTGCTCCCCTACCGGGAAAAGCGCCACCAGGTCGCGCTCCGGGCGGCGGACAAGGACCTGTCGGGCTACATCGTCGCCTCCGGCACCGGCAACAACCTCATCGGCGAGGGCGATCTCGTCTTCCTCGATCTCGGCAAGCGCCAGGGGATGCTGCCGGGGTATTTCTTCTATGTCCTCCGGGAAGTGACGCCCGATCCGCGCTATGCGGACATTTCGGTCGGCAAGCTCCCCCCCGAGGTGATCGGGGCAGTCGTCGTGGTGACGACGGGGGAAAACACCTCGACAGCCCTGGTGGTCAAAAGCATCGACACCATCTATCGCGGTGATCGCGTCGAAATGAAGAAGAGCAGATAA
- a CDS encoding glycosyltransferase has product MSQQPYVSIIIPVYNEEGNLPNLMGRLYPVMQGLGKPFEIIFTDDGSRDRSLAMLTEMAATYPEVRVIEFNGNFGQHMAIMAAFEVSRGEIMITLDADLQNPPEEIPKLVAEVEKGHDVVGSIRQKRQDTFFRKTASMMVNIVTRKMTGMRMSDYGCMLRAYHRNVVNNINRCQETSTFIPALAQTFAASPSEVPVAHAERAEGESKYSLYKLIRLNFDLMTGFSVVPLQLFALLGVFTSLFAVAFAVFLLVRRFIVGAEVEGVFTLFAILFFFVGITIFGIGIVGEYVGRIYQEVRRRPRYVVRRTHGFGE; this is encoded by the coding sequence ATGTCACAACAACCCTACGTCTCCATCATCATCCCGGTCTACAACGAGGAGGGGAACCTCCCCAACCTGATGGGCCGGCTCTACCCGGTCATGCAGGGGCTCGGCAAACCGTTCGAGATCATCTTCACCGACGACGGCAGCCGCGATCGCTCCCTGGCCATGCTGACGGAGATGGCCGCCACCTATCCGGAAGTGCGGGTGATCGAGTTCAACGGCAACTTTGGCCAGCACATGGCGATCATGGCAGCCTTCGAGGTCAGCCGGGGCGAGATCATGATCACCCTGGACGCCGACCTGCAAAACCCGCCGGAGGAGATTCCGAAACTGGTGGCCGAGGTGGAGAAGGGGCACGACGTGGTGGGGAGTATCCGCCAAAAGCGGCAGGACACCTTCTTCCGCAAAACTGCCTCGATGATGGTCAACATCGTCACCCGCAAGATGACCGGGATGCGGATGAGCGACTACGGCTGCATGCTCCGCGCCTATCACCGAAACGTGGTGAACAACATCAATCGTTGCCAGGAGACCTCCACCTTCATCCCGGCCCTGGCCCAGACCTTTGCCGCAAGCCCGTCCGAGGTGCCGGTGGCCCATGCGGAGCGGGCCGAAGGGGAGAGCAAGTACTCCCTCTACAAGCTGATCCGCCTCAACTTCGACCTGATGACCGGTTTTTCCGTGGTCCCGCTCCAGCTCTTCGCCCTCCTGGGGGTATTCACCTCGCTCTTTGCGGTGGCCTTCGCCGTCTTCCTCCTGGTCCGCCGCTTCATTGTCGGTGCCGAGGTGGAAGGGGTCTTCACGCTCTTTGCCATTCTCTTCTTCTTCGTCGGGATCACCATCTTCGGCATCGGCATCGTCGGAGAGTACGTCGGACGGATCTACCAGGAGGTGCGGCGGCGGCCGCGGTATGTGGTGCGCCGGACGCACGGCTTCGGGGAGTGA
- the topA gene encoding type I DNA topoisomerase, translating into MPQHLVIVESPAKAKTIEKFLGHDYRVVASYGHVRALPSKQGSVDLEHDFEPKYAILPESKKHIDAIKKELKQSDSLLLATDPDREGEAISWHLLAALGLDGRKSAIPVRRVVFHEITKDAIVHAVENPRDISQELVDAQQARSILDYLVGFNLSPFLWKKIRYGLSAGRVQSVALRLICEREKEIKAFQEREYWTIGAELATERRQKFTANLVEAAGKKLDKFDIPDQAAAELLVKTLAQGTYRVDKITKSERKRSPAPPFTTSTLQQEASRKLGFSAKKTMSTAQKLYEGINIGEGTVGLITYMRTDSVVLSNQALQEAHEVIGALYGKEYTLAKPRFFKNKAKNAQEAHEAIRPTYIAKTPAELKKYLSSDQFRLYDLIWKRTVACQMAEALLDQTSVDIGVGEGYRFRAAGTVIRFPGFMKLYIEGTDAASDVEEPKGKGDDKEQKLPLLAEGESLDLQKLLPEQHFTQPPPRYTEASLVKTLEEYGIGRPSTYASIMNTLVERKYARLDSKRFFPEDVGMVVNDLLVNHFTRYVDYNFTATLEEELDQVSRGEKRWKPLLHEFWGPFSALLKQKEGEVSKSDLTTEATDELCPDCGRPLVVKLGKRGKFIACSGYKEGCTYTRNIEQPAGEPTEPVFSEEKCDKCGSPMLVKDGRFGKYLACSAYPACKNIQPLVKPKGTGFTCPECGEGELTEKKSRYGKMFYSCNRYPQCKFALWDPPQPGPCPKCGFPLLVKKVYKREGEFLKCPKEGCDYKSGGSK; encoded by the coding sequence ATGCCTCAACACCTCGTGATCGTCGAATCGCCGGCCAAGGCGAAAACCATCGAAAAGTTTCTCGGCCATGACTACCGGGTCGTCGCCTCCTACGGCCATGTCCGGGCCCTGCCGAGCAAGCAGGGGTCCGTCGACCTGGAGCACGACTTCGAGCCGAAGTACGCGATCCTTCCCGAGAGCAAGAAGCATATCGATGCCATCAAGAAAGAGCTGAAACAGAGCGACAGCCTGCTTCTCGCTACTGACCCCGACCGCGAAGGGGAGGCGATCTCCTGGCACCTGCTGGCGGCCCTTGGCCTCGACGGCCGGAAGAGTGCTATCCCGGTCCGGCGGGTGGTCTTCCACGAAATCACCAAAGACGCCATCGTTCACGCGGTGGAAAACCCCCGCGATATTTCCCAGGAGCTGGTGGACGCCCAGCAGGCCCGGTCGATCCTCGACTACCTGGTCGGCTTCAACCTCTCCCCCTTCCTCTGGAAAAAGATCCGCTACGGCCTCTCCGCCGGTCGGGTCCAGTCGGTGGCACTCCGACTGATCTGCGAGCGGGAGAAGGAGATCAAGGCCTTCCAGGAGCGGGAATACTGGACCATCGGCGCCGAACTGGCGACGGAGCGGCGGCAGAAGTTCACCGCCAACCTGGTGGAGGCGGCCGGCAAGAAGCTGGACAAGTTCGATATTCCGGACCAAGCCGCGGCAGAGCTCCTGGTAAAGACCCTGGCACAGGGAACCTACCGGGTCGACAAAATCACCAAGAGCGAGCGGAAACGCTCGCCCGCGCCGCCGTTCACCACCTCCACCCTGCAGCAGGAGGCCTCCCGGAAGCTCGGTTTCTCGGCCAAGAAGACCATGTCCACGGCCCAGAAGCTCTACGAGGGGATCAACATCGGCGAGGGGACCGTCGGCCTCATTACCTATATGCGTACCGATAGCGTGGTCCTTTCCAACCAGGCCCTCCAAGAGGCCCACGAGGTGATCGGCGCCCTCTACGGCAAGGAATACACCCTCGCCAAACCCCGCTTCTTCAAGAACAAGGCAAAGAACGCCCAGGAGGCCCACGAGGCGATCCGCCCCACCTATATCGCCAAGACCCCGGCTGAACTGAAGAAATATCTCAGCTCCGACCAGTTCAGGCTTTACGACCTGATCTGGAAGCGGACCGTCGCCTGCCAGATGGCCGAGGCGCTCCTGGACCAGACCTCGGTGGATATCGGCGTCGGCGAGGGGTACCGGTTCCGGGCCGCCGGCACGGTGATCCGCTTCCCCGGCTTCATGAAGCTTTACATCGAAGGGACCGATGCGGCTTCCGACGTTGAGGAGCCGAAAGGCAAGGGTGACGACAAGGAGCAGAAGCTCCCGCTGCTTGCCGAAGGGGAGTCGCTGGATCTGCAGAAGCTGCTGCCCGAGCAGCACTTCACCCAGCCGCCGCCGCGCTACACCGAGGCGAGCCTGGTGAAGACCCTGGAGGAGTATGGCATCGGCCGGCCCTCCACCTACGCCTCGATCATGAACACCCTGGTGGAGCGGAAGTACGCCCGTCTCGACAGCAAACGCTTCTTCCCCGAGGATGTGGGGATGGTGGTCAACGACCTCCTGGTCAACCACTTCACCCGCTACGTCGATTACAACTTCACCGCCACCCTCGAAGAGGAGCTGGACCAGGTTTCCCGCGGCGAAAAGCGCTGGAAGCCGCTGCTCCACGAATTCTGGGGACCGTTCAGCGCCCTGCTGAAGCAGAAGGAAGGGGAGGTCAGCAAGTCGGACCTGACCACCGAGGCCACCGACGAGCTCTGCCCCGACTGCGGCCGGCCGCTGGTGGTCAAGCTCGGCAAGCGGGGGAAATTCATCGCCTGCTCCGGCTACAAGGAGGGGTGCACCTACACCCGCAACATCGAGCAGCCGGCCGGCGAGCCGACCGAGCCGGTCTTTTCCGAGGAGAAGTGCGACAAGTGTGGCAGCCCGATGCTGGTCAAGGACGGCCGGTTCGGCAAATACCTCGCCTGCTCGGCCTACCCGGCCTGCAAAAACATCCAGCCTCTGGTGAAGCCGAAGGGGACCGGTTTCACCTGCCCGGAATGCGGGGAAGGGGAACTGACCGAGAAGAAGTCCCGCTACGGCAAGATGTTCTACTCCTGCAACCGCTACCCCCAGTGCAAGTTCGCCCTCTGGGACCCGCCCCAGCCCGGCCCCTGCCCGAAGTGCGGCTTCCCGCTCCTGGTGAAGAAAGTCTACAAGCGGGAAGGGGAGTTCCTCAAGTGTCCGAAGGAAGGGTGCGATTACAAGAGCGGCGGCAGCAAATAA
- a CDS encoding peptidase U32 family protein — MRIPELLAPAGNMEKLRIAIHYGADAVYLGGAKFGLRNLADNFTLSELADAVAYAHDRRVKVYLTVNSFPDNDELAELDRYLEEVAAIPFDAYIAADPGVIATIRRISPERDIHLSTQANTTSWRSALFWQEQGIKRINLAREMGLAAITETRQRVAAELEVFTHGAMCISYSGRCLLSSVMTGRNANKGECAHPCRWSYALVEETRPGEYFPVVEDQRGTFIFNSKDLCLIRYIPELVGAGIDSLKIEGRMKGIHYVASVVRVYRDALDRFAADPAGYRFQPVWLDELAKISHRGYTTGFFLGKPVDVDQEYDSRYRRSHEFVGIVEEVAADGSLTIEVRNRLVAGETVEFVGRQLTANSFRLDGLTGIAGEPLAEAHPNQRIRLRPPFAAERFDLLRRQNP, encoded by the coding sequence GTGCGTATCCCCGAACTGCTCGCCCCAGCCGGCAATATGGAAAAGCTGCGGATCGCCATCCACTATGGCGCCGACGCCGTGTACCTGGGGGGTGCCAAATTTGGGCTCCGCAACCTGGCCGACAATTTCACCCTCAGCGAACTGGCTGACGCGGTCGCCTACGCCCACGACCGGAGGGTGAAGGTTTACCTGACGGTCAACAGCTTCCCCGACAACGACGAACTCGCCGAGCTCGACCGCTATCTTGAAGAGGTGGCGGCCATCCCTTTCGACGCCTACATCGCCGCCGATCCCGGGGTCATCGCCACCATCCGCCGCATCTCCCCCGAACGGGACATCCACCTCTCCACCCAGGCCAACACCACCTCCTGGCGGAGCGCCCTGTTCTGGCAGGAGCAGGGGATCAAACGGATCAACCTCGCCCGGGAGATGGGGCTGGCGGCGATCACCGAAACCCGGCAGCGGGTCGCGGCCGAGCTGGAGGTATTCACCCACGGCGCCATGTGCATCTCTTACTCGGGGCGCTGCCTCCTCTCCAGCGTGATGACCGGCCGCAACGCCAACAAGGGTGAATGCGCCCACCCCTGCCGCTGGAGCTACGCGCTGGTGGAAGAGACCCGGCCCGGCGAATATTTCCCGGTGGTGGAAGATCAGCGCGGCACCTTCATCTTCAATTCCAAAGACCTCTGCCTGATCCGCTACATCCCCGAACTGGTCGGCGCCGGCATCGACTCGCTGAAGATCGAGGGACGAATGAAAGGGATTCATTACGTCGCCTCGGTGGTCCGGGTCTACCGCGATGCGCTCGACCGCTTTGCCGCCGATCCCGCCGGCTACCGCTTCCAGCCCGTCTGGCTCGACGAACTGGCCAAGATCAGCCATCGCGGCTATACGACCGGCTTCTTCCTCGGCAAGCCGGTCGACGTCGACCAGGAGTACGACTCCCGCTACCGGCGCAGCCACGAATTCGTCGGCATCGTCGAAGAAGTCGCGGCCGACGGCAGCCTGACCATCGAGGTACGGAACCGGCTCGTCGCCGGCGAGACCGTCGAATTTGTCGGTCGGCAGTTGACCGCCAACAGTTTCCGCCTCGACGGCTTGACCGGCATCGCCGGCGAGCCGCTCGCCGAGGCCCATCCGAACCAGCGGATCAGACTCCGCCCCCCCTTCGCCGCCGAGCGTTTCGACCTGCTCCGCCGGCAAAACCCATAA
- a CDS encoding DegT/DnrJ/EryC1/StrS family aminotransferase: MRSEFLPFSTPTIDEEEISEVVDSLRSGWITTGPKVKRFEEEFKAYVGAPFAIPLSSATAGLHLTLLALGIGPGDEVITTPLTFASTVSMVILVGATPVLADIEPGTLNIDPVKIREKITPRTKALIPVHFAGQSCDLDPIFAIAREFGLQVIEDAAHAIGTEYKGRKIGTFDSISIFSFHPNKNITTGEGGMVCTKDETLAEEISLLKFHGMSREAWKRFSAAGTPNYDILLPGFKYNMMDIQAAIGIHQLPKLDGFIARRTEIADFYTREFADVAELALPAYAPYEQRHAWHLYTPLVRIELLTIDRDRFMAELKARNIGTGLHYKAIHHHEYYRKVMPVPAGSLPNADYASERILSLPLFPKMTLDDARDVVAAVKDVIARFRK, from the coding sequence ATGCGTTCGGAATTTCTGCCCTTTTCCACCCCTACTATCGATGAAGAGGAGATCAGCGAGGTCGTCGACTCCCTGCGCTCCGGCTGGATCACCACCGGCCCGAAGGTCAAACGGTTCGAAGAGGAGTTCAAGGCCTACGTCGGCGCCCCCTTCGCCATCCCCCTCAGCTCGGCGACGGCGGGGCTCCACCTGACCCTGCTCGCCCTCGGCATCGGCCCGGGGGACGAAGTGATCACCACCCCGCTCACCTTCGCCTCGACGGTCAGCATGGTGATCCTGGTCGGCGCCACGCCGGTCCTCGCCGATATCGAGCCGGGAACCCTCAACATCGATCCGGTGAAGATCCGCGAGAAGATCACCCCGCGAACCAAGGCGCTGATCCCGGTCCACTTCGCCGGCCAGTCGTGTGACCTGGACCCGATCTTTGCCATCGCCCGGGAGTTCGGCCTCCAGGTGATCGAAGACGCCGCCCACGCTATCGGCACCGAGTACAAGGGACGGAAGATCGGCACCTTCGATTCGATCTCGATCTTCTCCTTCCATCCGAATAAGAACATCACCACCGGCGAGGGGGGGATGGTCTGCACCAAGGACGAGACACTGGCCGAAGAGATCTCGCTGCTCAAGTTCCACGGGATGAGCCGCGAGGCCTGGAAGCGCTTCTCCGCCGCGGGGACCCCCAACTACGACATCCTCCTCCCCGGCTTCAAGTACAACATGATGGACATCCAGGCGGCAATCGGCATCCATCAGCTGCCGAAGCTCGACGGCTTCATCGCCAGGCGGACGGAGATCGCCGACTTCTACACCCGGGAGTTTGCCGACGTGGCGGAGCTGGCGCTCCCGGCCTACGCCCCCTACGAGCAGCGCCATGCCTGGCACCTCTACACGCCGCTGGTCCGGATCGAGCTTTTGACCATCGACCGGGACCGCTTCATGGCCGAGCTGAAGGCGCGCAACATCGGCACCGGCCTGCACTACAAAGCGATCCACCACCACGAATATTACCGGAAGGTGATGCCGGTCCCGGCCGGTAGCCTCCCCAACGCCGACTACGCGTCGGAGCGGATTCTCTCGCTCCCCCTCTTCCCGAAGATGACCCTTGACGACGCCCGGGATGTGGTGGCGGCGGTAAAGGACGTTATCGCGCGCTTCAGAAAATAA
- the dprA gene encoding DNA-processing protein DprA: protein MDHYYWFALRAVPRIGNILFRRLVERFGSPEAVFRAGTAELATVRGVSEAVVEAIRRHDPEPFAAAECRAVARGGVRIVTLLDADYPPLLLEIADPPPFLYVKGALAPLEPAVAMVGSRRASSYGRTVTERLAEDLARHGVTVVSGMARGVDTAAHRGALRGGGRTVGVLGCGVDLVYPPENAELFREVERHGALVSEFPLGTPPLAENFPRRNRIISGICRGVLVVEAAEQSGSLITARLALDQGREVFAIPGNITSGASRGTNALIREGAKLVAGVEDILEELPRSAAAAAAFPPAAVPPDLAPAEQELYRICCGEPVHIDEIIARSSLTVGDVSAILLRLELKGVLNQLPGKFFAAL from the coding sequence ATGGATCATTATTACTGGTTTGCCTTGCGCGCCGTTCCCCGGATCGGCAATATCCTCTTCCGCCGGCTGGTCGAACGGTTCGGCTCGCCGGAAGCGGTGTTCCGGGCCGGTACTGCAGAACTGGCCACGGTCCGTGGGGTCAGCGAGGCGGTCGTCGAGGCGATCCGCCGGCACGACCCCGAACCGTTCGCCGCCGCGGAGTGCCGGGCGGTGGCGCGCGGCGGGGTGAGGATCGTTACCCTGCTCGATGCCGATTACCCGCCGCTGTTGCTGGAGATCGCCGATCCGCCGCCCTTTCTCTATGTCAAGGGGGCGCTGGCGCCGCTTGAACCGGCGGTGGCGATGGTCGGTTCGCGCCGCGCCTCCAGCTATGGCCGGACGGTGACCGAGCGGCTGGCGGAGGACTTGGCCCGCCACGGAGTGACGGTGGTCTCCGGCATGGCCCGCGGGGTCGACACGGCGGCCCACCGGGGCGCCCTGCGGGGGGGCGGGCGGACGGTCGGCGTGCTCGGCTGCGGGGTCGACCTGGTCTATCCGCCGGAGAATGCCGAGCTGTTCCGGGAGGTGGAACGCCACGGCGCCCTGGTTTCCGAATTTCCCCTCGGCACCCCGCCGCTGGCCGAGAACTTCCCGCGGCGCAACCGGATCATCAGCGGCATCTGTCGTGGCGTGCTGGTCGTCGAGGCGGCGGAGCAGAGCGGCTCGCTGATCACCGCCCGGCTGGCCCTCGATCAGGGGCGGGAGGTTTTCGCCATTCCGGGCAACATCACCAGCGGCGCCAGCCGCGGCACCAACGCCCTGATCCGCGAGGGGGCGAAACTGGTCGCCGGGGTCGAAGATATCCTGGAGGAGCTTCCCCGGTCGGCGGCAGCCGCGGCCGCGTTCCCGCCGGCGGCCGTCCCCCCCGATCTGGCTCCTGCCGAGCAGGAGCTCTACCGGATCTGCTGCGGCGAACCGGTCCATATCGACGAGATCATTGCCAGAAGCTCGTTGACAGTGGGGGATGTTTCCGCTATTTTACTCCGCCTGGAGCTGAAAGGCGTCCTAAACCAGCTCCCCGGCAAGTTTTTTGCCGCGCTTTGA